A genomic segment from Desulfobacteraceae bacterium encodes:
- a CDS encoding DUF1295 domain-containing protein: TLLTTVWGFRLALHLAWRSGGEGEDRRYRKMRAAHGKNFWWVSLFTVFGLQAVLLWLVSLVIQAPQAAAAPARLTWLDGVGVLVWAFGAGFEALADWQLAAFKADPANRGAVMRRGLWAWSRHPNYFGEMLVWWGLYLVALTSPRNAWTIISPLTMTFLLLKVSGVSLMEKDIADTRPGYPEYVRATNAFWPWFPKRHG, encoded by the coding sequence TGACGCTGCTCACCACGGTCTGGGGCTTTCGTCTGGCGCTGCACCTCGCCTGGCGCAGCGGCGGCGAAGGCGAAGACCGGCGCTACCGAAAAATGCGCGCGGCCCACGGCAAAAACTTCTGGTGGGTGAGCCTGTTCACCGTTTTCGGGCTGCAGGCGGTCCTGCTGTGGCTGGTCTCGCTGGTCATCCAGGCGCCCCAGGCTGCGGCCGCACCAGCGCGCCTGACCTGGCTGGATGGTGTGGGGGTTCTGGTGTGGGCCTTCGGGGCGGGCTTCGAGGCCCTGGCCGACTGGCAGCTGGCCGCCTTCAAGGCTGACCCCGCCAACCGCGGGGCAGTGATGCGCCGCGGTCTGTGGGCCTGGTCGCGCCACCCCAACTACTTCGGCGAGATGCTGGTCTGGTGGGGGCTCTACCTGGTGGCACTCACCAGCCCGCGCAACGCCTGGACCATCATCAGTCCGCTGACCATGACCTTCCTGCTGCTGAAGGTTTCCGGGGTCTCCCTGATGGAGAAGGACATCGCTGACACCCGGCCCGGCTACCCGGAGTACGTGCGGGCCACCAATGCCTTCTGGCCGTGGTTCCCCAAGCGGCATGGGTAA
- a CDS encoding acyl-CoA thioesterase has protein sequence MTADNPGFSIPLTVRSDDLNFAQHVAHQNYFIYFQEARIAYLRQFGFSELNICGCAMLIAEASCRYRRELFFGDRLAVACRVLQLNPKTFVMAYTIARDGDPCAEGATTNLVVDPRQKKVVPLPDGFVTAVRAFEGRSLAAPPGA, from the coding sequence ATGACGGCCGATAACCCCGGATTCAGCATCCCGCTGACAGTCCGCAGCGACGATCTGAACTTCGCCCAGCATGTGGCGCATCAGAATTACTTCATTTATTTCCAGGAGGCCCGGATCGCCTACCTGCGGCAGTTCGGTTTTTCGGAGCTGAACATCTGCGGCTGCGCCATGCTGATCGCCGAGGCCAGCTGCCGCTACCGCAGGGAGCTTTTTTTCGGGGACCGGCTCGCGGTCGCCTGCCGGGTGTTGCAGCTCAACCCCAAGACCTTTGTAATGGCCTATACCATCGCCCGGGACGGGGACCCCTGCGCCGAAGGGGCGACCACCAACCTGGTGGTGGACCCGCGGCAAAAGAAGGTGGTTCCGCTGCCGGATGGCTTCGTCACGGCCGTGAGGGCATTCGAGGGCCGATCCCTGGCGGCGCCCCCCGGCGCATGA